ACGACTCGGCGTCGTCCATCGAGAGGACGTGTAGCCGCTCGCCGTTCACGGTCAGCACCCAGTTGGAGAGGAAGCGGGTGTCGAAGGAGAACAGCCCGGTCGGGAAGTCGTAGGACGGCTCGATGTCTCCCGTCCGGTCGCTGACCAGGAAGGTGTTGCCGTCCAGGATGCTGACCAGATCCTTCACGCCTGCCGCCCGGCCTGTTCCCGGGCCACCTCGCGCGGGTCGCGGGTGCCCGGTGGGTCCGGGAAGAAACGCCGAAAGGCCAGGAAGAGCACCACGTTCCCGCTGAACGTGCTTTCGTTGCGCAGCACCGCCGCGACCCCCTGGGCCTCGCCGGTCACCAGACGATCGAACAGCGCCATGCTGCTGTACCAGATGGCGTCGGCCGGCCCGCGATGACGGCTGACGTGGACCGCCCCCGGCCGCATGCGGACCAGCCAGTGCTCGGTCACGTTGTCGGTGCCGAGGTCGATCTGAAGGGTGCCGTCGGCCAGGCCGACGAGGATTTCCGGGGCGCGCGCCGGCAGTGATTCGAAGAACCTCTCCGTCACCTCGGTCACAACCGAATCGTAGGCAGCCGTCCGAGATGTCGGGTCGGTATCCGCACTCCGCCCCCACCGGCCGCCCAGCCGCGCAACCGGTCAGTAGACCAGTGCCTGCGCTCCCTCGGCCAGGGACTCCTCAACGAAGACCGCGGCGCCGGCGATCCGGACGCCGGGCAGCACGTCGTCCGGCCCGATCTGCCGGCGCGCCGCGCACTGGGTGCAGGCGGTCACCCTGCCGCTCGTGAGGATGACGTGCAGCAGCTCGGCCAGCGGCGCCGAATGCGGCAGCTCGAACTCCTGGGCGCGGCCGGGCAGCGCGAACCAGGTCGACTCGCCGGTCAGCCAGAGCGACACGTCCACCCCGGCCGCGACCGCGGTCGCGGCGACCGTGAACGCCTGTGCGCACCGCTCCGGGGCGTCCGCCCCAGCGGTGGCCTTGACGACGAGAGAACGGGCCATGGGGCCCAGCATAGGATGGTCGGGATGGTTACCGAGATCGGGTTCGTCAGCCTGCTGGTCGCCGGCCTGGGCGGGCTCGCCGGTGGCCTGGTCTACCTCGCCGTACGCATATCGAGAGGACGTTGGTGACGCTGGTGAGCGACGAGAACCCGCTGCAGCCCCCGTGGCTGAACGCGCCGCCGGTCGACCCGTACCCGTTCGAGGAGAGTCACGACCTGCGGGTCGGGCCGAAGCTGCATCCCGCCTTGGACGGCCTGCTGCCCTACATCGGGCTGTGGCGCGGCCGGGGCAAGGGCGGTTTCCCCACCATCGAGGACTTCGACTACGCGCAGGAGATCCGGATCAGCCACGACGGTCGGCCGTTCCTGCACTACGAGTCGCGGGCCTGGATCCTCGACGAGCAGAGCCAGCCGGTCCGCCCGGCCGGACGCGAGGTCGGCTGGTGGCGGCCGGTGCTGGTGGACGGCCGGGCCACCGACGAGCTGGAGGCCCTGCTGACCACCCCGACCGGGGTGATGGAGCTGCACCTGGGCAAGCGCACCGGCACCCAGGTCGAGTTCGCCACCGACGCGGTGGTCCGGACGGCGACCGCCAAGGAGGTGACCGGCGGGCACCGGCTCTTCGGCATCGTCGAGGGTGCGCTGCTCTACGCCCAGGAGATGGCCGCGATGGGGCACCCGCTCAGCGCCCACCTCTCCGCCCGGCTCGTTCGGGTCGGCGGCTGACCCTCAGGCGACGGCGAAACCCAGCAGAGCGTGCAGGGCGGGGGTGTGCGGGGACCGGTCGCGGCGCATCCCGTCCAGGGTGTGCACCTCGGTGATCCCGCGCACCGACGAGCTGAACCAGATGCCGTCTGCCCCGTGCAGTTCGGCCGGGGTGACCATCCGTTCGGCGGCGGCCAGGCCCAGCTCGCCGGCGTGCCCGAGCAGCCAGGCGGCTGTCGTACCGGGCAGGATGCCGGTGGTGGCGGCGGGCACGGTGCAGAGCGTGTCGCCGGTGAGCCACACCACGTTGGCGGTCGGGCCCTCCAGCGCGTACCCGTCCGACGAGATCCAGAGCACGTCGTCCACCCCGGCCCGGTGGGCCCAACGGCGGGCGGCGCTGTTGACCGCGTACGAGGTCGACTTGATCCCGGCCGGCAGCCATTCCAGCCCCGTGCGCGCGTCGGCGGGCACCCCCAGCGGCAGGGTCGCCACACTGATCCCGTCCCGGCGGGCCGCGCGGGACGACGCCGGCACCTCGGCCAGGGTGGCGTAGACGGTCGGTGGGCCGCCGACCTCCCGGCCCCGGGTGCAGACCAGCCGCAGAGCCCCCTCCACCTGCACCGGCCACCCCGCGCGCACCGTGTCGAGCAGCTCGATCAGCGCGGCGACGGGTGGCAGGGGCAGCTCGACGGCGGCAGCCGCAGCGGCCAGCCGGGCCAGGTGCTCGTCGCGCAGCCACGGCTGGCCCCGGCGCAGATGCATGGTCTCGAAGAGGCCGTCGCCGCGGAGCACGCCGAGGTCGTCGCCGCGCAGCACGGGCTCACTGGTCGGGACCGGGGCGCGCCCGAGCATGGCGATCCGCGCGGTCGTATCGGCCGCGACCTTTCCGACGGACGACAGCACCATGACCGTCGAGCGTAGCGGCGGTCCGTCGGCGTGCGGAGGTTGGCATGGTTGCCGAACTATGATCGGACGGTGTCCGAATCCTCCCTCGCGGAAATGCTCCGGGCCCGTGGGCTGCGGCTGACGGCCCAGCGGCAGCTCGTGCTCCAGGCGGTGCTCGATCTGGGCCACGCCACCCCGGAGCAGGTGCACACCGCGGTCCGGGAGGTCGCCGCCGGCGTCAACATCACCACCATCTATCGCACGCTGGAGCTGCTGGAACGGCTCGGCCTGGTGACCCACACCCATCTCTCGCACGGCTCGCCGACCTACCACGCGGCCGGTGAGCACCAACACGTCCACCTGGTCTGCCGGGAGTGCGGCGCGATCGACGAGATCGATCCGGAGCTGCTCCGTCCGCTCGCCGACCAGTTGGCCGCGCAACGGGGGTTCCGGGTGGACATCGGGCACGTGTCGCTCTTCGGCGTCTGCGAACGCTGCGAGAACGGGGACCAGAAATGATCGACATCGCGGGAGCGGTGGCCGTCGAGAGCATCGACGAGGCCAGCCGCGACCAGCCGGAGCCGGCGCACGCCGCGGCCGGCGTGCGGGGGGTGGCCGCGCACTACGGCGACCCGCTGCGCGAGCAGCGCATCCTGGACACCGAGGTCGGCCTGGTCGACCGGTCGCACCGGGGAATCATCGCGGTGCCCGGGGAGGAACGGGCCGGTTGGCTGCACACGATCACCTCGCAGCACCTGGCGACTCTGGCCGCCGGCGAGGGCACCGAGCTGCTGGTGCTCTCCCCGCACGGGCACGTCGAGCAGCACGCCCTGGTCGCCGAGGACGGCGAGACCACCTGGCTGGACACCGAGCCGGGCGCGACCGCCGACCTGCTGGCGTACCTGGAGAAGATGCGGTTCTTCAGCAAGGTCGAGCCCCGCGACGCCACCGGTGAGCGGGCTCTGCTGTCGCTGGTCGGACCGGCGGCGCCGGACGCGCTGGGCACGCTCGGCGTGACCGGGCTGGCGGCACCGGACCTGGTCGCGGTACCGGGCCCGAAGTTCGCCGCCGGCGCCGTGCCGCCCCGCGCGACCGTCCGCTACGACGTACGACCGCTGCCCGTCGGCGGCTGGGCCCGGCGCGGCCCGCTCGGGGTGGATCTGCTGGTCCCGCGATCCGCGATGGACCAGGTGGTGGCGGAACTGCGCGGCGCGGGTGTGCCGGTCGCGGGGCTCTGGGCGTACGAGGCGATCCGGGTGGCCGCCCGGCGGCCCCGGGTCGGGGTGGACACCGACCACCGGACCATCCCGGCGGAGGTGGACCTGATCGGCCCGGCGGTGCACCTGGACAAGGGCTGCTACCGGGGGCAGGAGACGGTGGCCCGGGTGCACAACATGGGCCGACCGCCGCGCCGCCTGGTGCTGCTGCACCTGGACGGGGTGACCACCGACCAGCCGCCGACCGCCGGCACGCCGGTGACCCTCGACGGCCGGACCGTCGGCTTCGTCGGCACC
Above is a window of Micromonospora coriariae DNA encoding:
- a CDS encoding SCP2 sterol-binding domain-containing protein translates to MTEVTERFFESLPARAPEILVGLADGTLQIDLGTDNVTEHWLVRMRPGAVHVSRHRGPADAIWYSSMALFDRLVTGEAQGVAAVLRNESTFSGNVVLFLAFRRFFPDPPGTRDPREVAREQAGRQA
- a CDS encoding DsrE family protein — translated: MLGPMARSLVVKATAGADAPERCAQAFTVAATAVAAGVDVSLWLTGESTWFALPGRAQEFELPHSAPLAELLHVILTSGRVTACTQCAARRQIGPDDVLPGVRIAGAAVFVEESLAEGAQALVY
- the mtfM gene encoding small membrane protein MtfM; translation: MVTEIGFVSLLVAGLGGLAGGLVYLAVRISRGRW
- a CDS encoding FABP family protein; translation: MSDENPLQPPWLNAPPVDPYPFEESHDLRVGPKLHPALDGLLPYIGLWRGRGKGGFPTIEDFDYAQEIRISHDGRPFLHYESRAWILDEQSQPVRPAGREVGWWRPVLVDGRATDELEALLTTPTGVMELHLGKRTGTQVEFATDAVVRTATAKEVTGGHRLFGIVEGALLYAQEMAAMGHPLSAHLSARLVRVGG
- a CDS encoding aminotransferase class IV, whose amino-acid sequence is MVLSSVGKVAADTTARIAMLGRAPVPTSEPVLRGDDLGVLRGDGLFETMHLRRGQPWLRDEHLARLAAAAAAVELPLPPVAALIELLDTVRAGWPVQVEGALRLVCTRGREVGGPPTVYATLAEVPASSRAARRDGISVATLPLGVPADARTGLEWLPAGIKSTSYAVNSAARRWAHRAGVDDVLWISSDGYALEGPTANVVWLTGDTLCTVPAATTGILPGTTAAWLLGHAGELGLAAAERMVTPAELHGADGIWFSSSVRGITEVHTLDGMRRDRSPHTPALHALLGFAVA
- a CDS encoding Fur family transcriptional regulator, giving the protein MSESSLAEMLRARGLRLTAQRQLVLQAVLDLGHATPEQVHTAVREVAAGVNITTIYRTLELLERLGLVTHTHLSHGSPTYHAAGEHQHVHLVCRECGAIDEIDPELLRPLADQLAAQRGFRVDIGHVSLFGVCERCENGDQK
- the ygfZ gene encoding CAF17-like 4Fe-4S cluster assembly/insertion protein YgfZ, giving the protein MIDIAGAVAVESIDEASRDQPEPAHAAAGVRGVAAHYGDPLREQRILDTEVGLVDRSHRGIIAVPGEERAGWLHTITSQHLATLAAGEGTELLVLSPHGHVEQHALVAEDGETTWLDTEPGATADLLAYLEKMRFFSKVEPRDATGERALLSLVGPAAPDALGTLGVTGLAAPDLVAVPGPKFAAGAVPPRATVRYDVRPLPVGGWARRGPLGVDLLVPRSAMDQVVAELRGAGVPVAGLWAYEAIRVAARRPRVGVDTDHRTIPAEVDLIGPAVHLDKGCYRGQETVARVHNMGRPPRRLVLLHLDGVTTDQPPTAGTPVTLDGRTVGFVGTAVLHHELGQIALAVLKRNVPEDAVLLIGETAAAIDPL